The DNA window AGCCGCCGCCGAAGACCTGGACGCCGCAGTGCTTGCAGAACTTGCGGTAGTTGGGGCTGTCCCCCACCCGGTACTCGCCCAGCGAGTCCTGGCCCTGGAGGACGCGGAAGGAGGGGATCGGCACCTGCGTGGTCGTCCCACCCATCTTCGTGCAGACGGTGCAGTTGCAGCGGTTCACCGCCTCCTTGAGGTCCACGTCCGCCTCGAACCGCACCGCGCCACAGTGGCAGCCGCCAACGTACTTCTTGAGGGAGGAGGAGGTCTTCGGGGCCAGGTCGCTCATTTGGGTGTCTCCGGGGGTGAAGTGACTGAAGTGAGGGGGTTATCTCCCAGGGTAGTGACAGGTGTATGTCAGGTTTCCTTCAGGCCGGATTTCGCCCGGGCGTCCCGGAGGAGGCCCACCAGCGACACCTGGGCCTGACGCCGCTGCGCCGGGTCCTCGGAGTCGAGCCCCTGGTGCACCACCCAGGCGGTCACCATGGCCCGCGTCGCGGCCTTGGCCCGGGCCCAGGCCTCGGTTTCGCCGTCGGCTTCACCCGTGGTGATGGCGGCCCAGGTCTCCGCGAGGTCGCTGGCGGAGTCCGCGAAGGCGGCCGCGGCGGGCTTCTTCTCGAGAATCCACTGGTTGCGCAGGTCCCCCAGTCCCCCCGCGACGATGTGGGCCTGGCGGAGGTGCACGGTGGAGCGGGCCTGGGCGAACAGTTCCGCCGCGGGCCGGGCGTCCTCGATGCGGGCGGCGCAGAGGCTCAGCCACTCAGCGCAGGTCTGGAAGGCCAGGGGGTTGGGGAAGTGGGCCACCACCCACCCGAGCAAGGGGAAGAGGTGCTCGGCGCGCGCCCAGGCCGCTTCGGCGGAGTCGAAGGGGAGGTCGTTGGCCTGGAAGATGTCGAGGAGCCGCGCGCTGGGAGTCTCGGAGTCGGACATGGGGGAGGCTCTACGCCTCCGCCCGGTCCTCGGGCAACCCGCCCTCAGGCGCGTGAGCGGACGATGGCGCCCGGCGTCACGCCGAGGACTCGGCGCATGTGCCGGGCCATGTGGCTCTGGTGGGAGAACCCCGCCTCCAGCGCGACCTGTCCGGTGGGCACACCGCCGCGCAGCAGCAGGGCGCGGGCGCGCTCCACCCGGCGCTGAATCACGTACTCGTGGACGGGCACGCCCATGGAGCGCTTGAAGAGCGTCTTGAAGTGCGACGCGCTGACGCCGGCCACGCGTGACAGGCACGCGAGGGAGAGGTCTCCCTCCAGGTGGGCCTCCACGTACTCGGTGACCCGCTGGAGCTGCGGGGTCGCGAGCCCTCCGCGCACCTCCACCTGACCGCGGTACTGGGCCAACAGCCGCGCGGCCAGGGCCAGCCCCAGGCTCTCGCGATAGAGCAGCCCGTTGGGGAAGCCCGCGCGGTACTCCGCCTCCATCGCCCAGCCGATGTGCTCGATGTGCTCGTCGCGGAAGTGGTGCTTGGGCTCCAGCCCCACCCGGTCCGGGTCCAGGCCCATGTCCTCGGCCGCCCGTTGCAGCAGGGAGTGAGGCAGCCGCAGGTCCACCGTCGAGCCCGCGTCATCGTCAATCCAGGTCTCCGACACGCCGGCGGGCACCAGGTTGAGCTGGCCCCGCGTGCGCACATCGCGGGAGAGAGAGGCAGGACAGGCCACCCGGACGGGACCGCTCGAGTGGACGCTCAGGACGTGGTCCGCGCTCGCCACGTACAGCACGTCCCCCACGGACGTCTCTCGCACCTCCACCCCCAGGGTGACTCGAGGCCGGCGCGACGGGTT is part of the Myxococcus landrumus genome and encodes:
- a CDS encoding GFA family protein, giving the protein MSDLAPKTSSSLKKYVGGCHCGAVRFEADVDLKEAVNRCNCTVCTKMGGTTTQVPIPSFRVLQGQDSLGEYRVGDSPNYRKFCKHCGVQVFGGGFVEEMGGDFRSINVGCLDDVDVSKLTVQYWDGRYNNWEAGPRPQAWPLRAE
- a CDS encoding AraC family transcriptional regulator is translated as MSENPSRRPRVTLGVEVRETSVGDVLYVASADHVLSVHSSGPVRVACPASLSRDVRTRGQLNLVPAGVSETWIDDDAGSTVDLRLPHSLLQRAAEDMGLDPDRVGLEPKHHFRDEHIEHIGWAMEAEYRAGFPNGLLYRESLGLALAARLLAQYRGQVEVRGGLATPQLQRVTEYVEAHLEGDLSLACLSRVAGVSASHFKTLFKRSMGVPVHEYVIQRRVERARALLLRGGVPTGQVALEAGFSHQSHMARHMRRVLGVTPGAIVRSRA